In Paenibacillus sonchi, the genomic stretch CAACGTATTCCTGTCCGCTCATCCAGTTATAAAATGCCGGAGATTGCGGCAAATAGCCAATCCGCTTGCGGTAATCCCCAACGGGACCTCCTTCAAAGGAAATCTGTCCCGAGGTAGGCTTAAGCAACCCCGCAAGCATGCGCAGGGTAGTCGTCTTTCCCGCACCATTGGGCCCCAGCAAGGCCACACACTTTCCTGCTTCAATATCAAAGGAGATCCCATCCACCGGTGTATGCCCGCCATAAACCTTGCGTAAGTTTGCAACTGTCAGCAGCGGCATCAGTTATCTTTCCTTCCTACTGTAAAATAAGCGACGCTGCCCAGAAGATTGCCAAAAATCAAGATAATAACCCATAACCACTTAGGCCCCCGGGTCTGCTCAGCCTTACCCAGAGAAACTAGGCCGATAACGGCCAGCAGGACCTGTAATGCCAGCAGCGGCCAAATCAGTCCCCATTTGATTTCATCCATGACTGCCACCCGCCTTTTAAATTCTTCACCGGAGTTATGCTCCGGTTGATCAAAGCTTTCTGTCCGCTCTCTTCCGGTCAGGAAGGACCACGAATAACAGATAACAAATGAGGGGTGTAGGAATTCCGGTCAACCCCCATATCCCCCAAAACCAAGCCATTCTGCCCCGGCCGCGCTTCTGGGCATTACGAAATATCAATGTTCCTTGCAGCAGCAGCGCTGCAGCCAGACAACCCCACAACCAATAAGGCACGTCCTGAAGCTCTTTCACTCTTCCGCATCCTCCCGCCGCAGTCTAAGCCGGACCACTGCCAGGCAACCGAGCGCAGCGATTGGAACAGCCGCCTGCAGTATCCAGTAGGTCACTGGCGCAAATCCCAAGCCAAACATGACAATGCTCACCATGAATAGCGCGACAAGCAAAAACCTCTGGAGCTCTCTGCGGCTCTGAAGCTGCCTGCGGAGGGCTTCCTCGGCAATAAGCCGCTCAAGTCCCGGCAAAGATGGCGGCGAAATGTCATCATACTGCGCATCCAGACGCTCAAGATCTCCTGACAGCATCCGCAGCAACTCATCATCCTTCTCAGTGTTCATCATCACTCAGCTCCTTTCGCAGTTGATTCAGTCCTGCCGCCACCCGCGATTTGGCAGTGCCCGAAGGAATCTGCAGAATATCCGCAATCTCTTCATACCC encodes the following:
- a CDS encoding PLD nuclease N-terminal domain-containing protein — protein: MDEIKWGLIWPLLALQVLLAVIGLVSLGKAEQTRGPKWLWVIILIFGNLLGSVAYFTVGRKDN
- a CDS encoding YxlC family protein, whose protein sequence is MMNTEKDDELLRMLSGDLERLDAQYDDISPPSLPGLERLIAEEALRRQLQSRRELQRFLLVALFMVSIVMFGLGFAPVTYWILQAAVPIAALGCLAVVRLRLRREDAEE